A window from Primulina eburnea isolate SZY01 chromosome 2, ASM2296580v1, whole genome shotgun sequence encodes these proteins:
- the LOC140824209 gene encoding uncharacterized protein, producing the protein MIQLDEEEVWRVSVDGASRVSDVGVGVVIIAPPGEKIKFALIINSRDLQLVTQQIKGVYEAKDDRILKYLKLIKAQVESFVDWTIEQIPRDENGEADALAKMAASLSEVNTQEALNVTRLILSTDEEILPAPEDSWMTPLIKFIVHNELPENRTQAQKIKRQALMFLLLNNILYRRSFQDLC; encoded by the coding sequence ATGATTCAGCTAGATGAGGAGGAGGTCTGGAGAGTATCCGTGGATGGGGCATCTAGAGTCTCTGATGTGGGGGTGGGAGTGGTGATAATAGCTCCCCCGGGAGAGAAGATTAAATTTGCTCTAATAATCAACTCCCGGGATTTGCAATTAGTTACACAACAGATAAAGGGAGTTTATGAAGCTAAGGATGACAGaatactaaaatatttaaagctCATAAAAGCCCAGGTCGAATCTTTTGTTGATTGGACTATTGAGCAAATCCCCCGGGATGAGAATGGGGAAGCAGATGCTTTGGCCAAAATGGCCGCCTCCTTATCGGAAGTCAATACCCAGGAAGCATTGAATGTTACCCGGCTAATTCTTTCCACGGATGAGGAGATATTGCCAGCGCCAGAGGATTCCTGGATGACACCTCTGATCAAGTTCATTGTTCACAACGAATTGCCTGAAAATAGAACTCAAGCTCAAAAGATCAAAAGACAAGCTCTTATGTTTCTTCTTTTAAATAACATCTTATACAGAAGATCATTTCAAGACCTCTGTTGA